A DNA window from Janibacter sp. A1S7 contains the following coding sequences:
- a CDS encoding TIGR00730 family Rossman fold protein → MRGRQVPKTTTDQRLLDDRGRADWLHTDPWRVLRIQAEFVEGFGALAELGPAVSIFGSARTPADSPWYAKGVELGRLAAEAGFSVITGGGPGTMEAANRGAREGGATSVGLGIELPFEAGLNPYVDLGINFRYFFARKTMFVKYSEGFLVLPGGYGTLDEVFEAVTLAQTGKVTSFPIVLIGVDYWTGLLDWLRHSVEAGGMISDGDIDRLVLTDDLAAAVRHLKDGAGRVAPDETNPE, encoded by the coding sequence ATGCGGGGGCGGCAGGTGCCGAAGACCACCACCGACCAGCGGCTGCTCGACGATCGTGGCCGCGCCGACTGGCTGCACACCGACCCGTGGCGCGTCCTGCGCATCCAGGCGGAGTTCGTGGAGGGCTTCGGTGCCCTCGCGGAGCTCGGCCCCGCGGTGAGCATCTTCGGCAGCGCACGCACTCCCGCCGACTCCCCGTGGTACGCGAAGGGGGTCGAGCTCGGCCGGCTCGCTGCGGAGGCCGGCTTCTCCGTGATCACCGGTGGCGGACCCGGGACCATGGAGGCCGCCAACCGCGGCGCCCGCGAGGGTGGGGCGACGTCCGTCGGCCTCGGCATCGAGCTGCCCTTCGAGGCGGGCTTGAACCCCTACGTCGACCTGGGCATCAACTTCCGCTACTTCTTCGCCCGCAAGACGATGTTCGTCAAGTACAGCGAGGGCTTCCTCGTCCTGCCGGGCGGCTACGGCACGCTCGACGAGGTCTTCGAGGCGGTCACCCTCGCGCAGACGGGCAAGGTCACCAGCTTCCCGATCGTGCTCATCGGGGTCGACTACTGGACCGGACTGCTCGACTGGCTGCGCCACTCCGTCGAGGCCGGCGGCATGATCAGTGACGGCGACATCGATCGACTCGTCCTCACCGACGACCTCGCGGCCGCCGTGCGCCACCTCAAGGACGGCGCCGGTCGGGTCGCCCCCGACGAGACGAACCCGGAATGA
- the fdxA gene encoding ferredoxin — protein MTYVIALPCVDLKDKSCIEECPVDCIYEGKRSLYIHPDECVDCGACEPVCPVEAIYYEDDTPEEWADYYKANVEFFDDLGSPGGAAKMGMIDKDHPIVAALPPQEHDL, from the coding sequence ATGACGTACGTGATCGCGCTGCCCTGTGTGGACCTGAAGGACAAGTCCTGCATCGAGGAATGCCCTGTCGACTGCATCTACGAGGGCAAGCGCAGCCTGTACATCCACCCCGACGAGTGCGTCGACTGCGGCGCCTGCGAGCCGGTGTGCCCCGTCGAGGCCATCTACTACGAGGACGACACTCCCGAGGAGTGGGCCGACTACTACAAGGCCAACGTCGAGTTCTTCGACGACCTCGGCAGCCCCGGTGGCGCCGCCAAGATGGGCATGATCGACAAGGACCACCCGATCGTCGCGGCGCTGCCCCCGCAGGAGCACGACCTCTGA
- a CDS encoding iron ABC transporter substrate-binding protein, with amino-acid sequence MRRRTLITTALTSAVLALSACGGADEGYSPDPDALQIYSSQHDNLTKAWAKGFEERSGIATQVRPGKDASMGHMIVEEGAQSPADVFLTENSPAMTLVEQNDLLAPVDGATLDLVPQNRRPSSGDWTSVAARSTVLVYNPDEIAEEDLPESLMDLQKPEYEGQWGAGATGADFQAIVAGMLADQGEAKTAAWLDGLKENAEIYKHNVATMKAVNAGEVPMGVIYHYYWYRDQAETKDGSANTELHYFKNGDPGAFVSLSAAGVLKNAEHPKKAQEFIAYILSDEGQKVLETSGSKEYAVAKGATSDPDLPTLESLEAPAIDPFALDSEKVTQMMTDAGIL; translated from the coding sequence ATGCGTCGCCGCACCCTGATCACCACCGCCCTGACCTCCGCCGTCCTGGCACTGTCCGCCTGCGGAGGGGCGGACGAGGGGTACTCACCCGACCCGGACGCGCTGCAGATCTACTCCAGCCAGCACGACAACCTCACCAAGGCCTGGGCGAAGGGCTTCGAGGAGCGCAGCGGGATCGCCACGCAGGTCCGGCCCGGCAAGGACGCCTCGATGGGCCACATGATCGTCGAGGAGGGGGCCCAGTCCCCCGCCGACGTCTTCCTCACCGAGAACAGCCCGGCGATGACCCTCGTCGAGCAGAACGACCTGCTCGCGCCCGTCGACGGCGCCACGCTCGACCTCGTGCCGCAGAACCGCCGTCCCTCCAGCGGCGACTGGACGAGCGTCGCCGCGCGCTCGACCGTCCTGGTCTACAACCCGGACGAGATCGCCGAGGAGGACCTCCCGGAGTCGCTGATGGACCTGCAGAAGCCGGAGTACGAGGGGCAGTGGGGAGCGGGCGCCACCGGCGCCGACTTCCAGGCCATCGTCGCCGGCATGCTCGCCGACCAGGGGGAGGCCAAGACCGCCGCGTGGCTGGATGGCCTGAAGGAGAACGCCGAGATCTACAAGCACAACGTCGCCACGATGAAGGCGGTCAACGCCGGCGAGGTCCCGATGGGCGTCATCTACCACTACTACTGGTACCGCGATCAGGCCGAGACGAAGGACGGTTCGGCCAACACCGAGCTGCACTACTTCAAGAACGGTGACCCCGGGGCCTTCGTCAGCCTCTCGGCGGCGGGCGTGCTGAAGAACGCCGAGCACCCGAAGAAGGCGCAGGAGTTCATCGCCTACATCCTCTCGGACGAAGGGCAGAAGGTCCTCGAGACGAGCGGCTCCAAGGAGTACGCCGTCGCCAAGGGAGCGACGTCCGACCCGGACCTGCCGACGCT
- a CDS encoding citrate synthase — translation MTDDATFSAAGKDLTFPLVKASEGNDGYDISTLLKETGNVTLDTGFVNTASCQSDITYIDGGNGILRYRGYPIEQLASSSTFVEVAYLLIYGELPSAAQLGDFEERISRHTMLHEDLKAFFNGFPRDAHPMSVLSSAVSALGTFYQDSLDPFDPEQVEISTIRLLAKLPTIAAYAHKKSVGQPFLYPDNSLSLTENFLRMTFGFPAEPYELDPEIVKALDQLFILHADHEQNCSTSTVRLVGSAHTNMFNSVSAGIHALSGPLHGGANQAVLEMLEQIQASDDGAETFMKRVKDKEDGVRLMGFGHRVYKSYDPRAAIVKDTAHTVLEKMGGDEQLEIAMKLEEVALADDYFVERNLYPNVDFYTGLIYTAMGFHPKMFTVLFAIGRLPGWIAQWREMIEDPATKIGRPRQIYTGPTERDYVSIDNR, via the coding sequence ATGACCGATGACGCCACCTTCTCCGCAGCAGGCAAGGACCTGACCTTCCCGCTCGTCAAGGCCAGCGAGGGCAACGACGGGTACGACATCTCGACGCTGCTGAAGGAGACCGGCAACGTCACGCTGGACACGGGCTTCGTCAACACCGCGTCCTGCCAGTCCGACATCACCTACATCGACGGCGGCAACGGCATCCTGCGCTACCGCGGATACCCGATCGAGCAGCTGGCGAGCAGCTCGACCTTCGTCGAGGTGGCCTACCTGCTCATCTACGGTGAGTTGCCGAGCGCCGCCCAGCTGGGTGACTTCGAGGAGCGCATCAGCCGGCACACGATGCTGCACGAGGACCTGAAGGCCTTCTTCAACGGCTTCCCGCGCGATGCGCACCCGATGTCGGTGCTCTCCTCCGCGGTCTCCGCACTGGGCACCTTCTACCAGGACAGCCTCGACCCCTTCGACCCGGAGCAGGTCGAGATCTCGACGATCCGACTGCTGGCGAAGCTGCCGACGATCGCGGCCTACGCGCACAAGAAGAGCGTCGGCCAGCCGTTCCTCTACCCGGACAACTCGCTGAGCCTGACCGAGAACTTCCTGCGGATGACCTTCGGCTTCCCGGCCGAGCCCTACGAGCTCGACCCCGAGATCGTCAAGGCACTCGACCAGCTGTTCATCCTGCACGCCGACCACGAGCAGAACTGCTCCACCTCCACGGTGCGTCTCGTCGGCTCCGCGCACACCAACATGTTCAACTCCGTGTCGGCGGGTATCCACGCGCTGTCCGGCCCGCTGCACGGCGGCGCCAACCAGGCCGTGCTGGAGATGCTCGAGCAGATCCAGGCCTCGGACGACGGCGCCGAGACCTTCATGAAGCGGGTGAAGGACAAGGAGGACGGCGTCCGGCTCATGGGCTTCGGGCACCGGGTCTACAAGAGCTACGACCCCCGTGCGGCCATCGTCAAGGACACCGCCCACACCGTCCTCGAGAAGATGGGTGGCGACGAGCAGCTCGAGATCGCCATGAAGCTCGAGGAGGTCGCCCTCGCCGATGACTACTTCGTCGAGCGCAACCTGTACCCGAACGTGGACTTCTACACCGGCCTGATCTACACGGCCATGGGCTTCCACCCGAAGATGTTCACCGTCCTCTTCGCCATCGGTCGCCTTCCCGGCTGGATCGCCCAGTGGCGCGAGATGATCGAGGACCCGGCCACCAAGATCGGCCGCCCGCGCCAGATCTACACCGGTCCCACCGAGCGCGATTACGTGAGCATCGACAACCGCTGA
- a CDS encoding non-ribosomal peptide synthetase, with amino-acid sequence MTMLAELRDLPVPAPASGTRWSVPFLHPTVASTAIITPERTLAHDELAVRVAAVVEHLPDVATGRRLVHLPLRADLDGIVGYLAVLAAGHAALVTGPQATPITDRFSPDVRLAGAEVELLAEDPRHLLHPDLALLLSTSGSTGSPKLVRLSHDNLAANAHGIATALDLSAQDRAITSLPLHYCYGLSVLHSALLVGGSVVATDRSVTDDDFWRLHAEHRATVFAGVPHTFDLAESRLRGDLPGLRLVTQAGGAMGVDRVTEFAELGRAKGWQLAVMYGQTEATARMTVLRGRDVLAHPDSVGSPITDSDVRLDHDVPGGTDEVGELVFTGPGVMLGYAEHPDELSLGRMTTALRTGDLGRISSDGLVRIVGRRDRVAKVMGLRIDLGRVSDALSEDGHDVVVTADARRLLVTLVATHTASGTAAEARTVRQAAADVAGLHPASVVVDPVAQLPRLANGKTDRAGCRRRALEVADRSDAPPEGDRLGRVVAIVASALGREDVDADLSFTDLGGDSYSLVQTSVRLEKVLGALPADWHRRPLADLARDTDGGSRAISRLETPVVLRAAAVVAICASHIGLVSWPGGAHALLVIAGWAMTRFTLVSSDPAEHRRRGTRALIALVVPAVLVGLAVRLGSGAYSWPNVFLVNWLVGTVERGPHVHFWFIEALLACVVLVLALVSVPVLRRAYLRSPWEWSMGLAGLALIPRYLLIPDPTGSISGLPGSVLWLFAVGMALGVATTGRQRLLALALTAVGMVGFFFDPSRGATVVAAVVVLALVPRIPVPRLLAPIIGLLATASLHIYLVQFQVYPHVDNQVLALALSLIAGVLTWALLHPPTRALTELIAPPEPRRHPEETTCVAAP; translated from the coding sequence ATGACGATGCTGGCGGAACTGCGCGACCTGCCGGTCCCGGCGCCCGCGAGCGGCACCAGGTGGTCGGTGCCCTTCCTCCACCCCACGGTGGCCAGCACGGCGATCATCACGCCTGAGCGCACCCTCGCCCACGACGAGCTGGCCGTCCGGGTCGCGGCGGTGGTCGAGCATCTGCCGGACGTGGCCACGGGACGACGCCTGGTGCACCTGCCCCTGAGAGCGGACCTCGACGGTATCGTCGGCTACCTGGCGGTCCTCGCAGCCGGCCACGCCGCGCTCGTGACCGGACCGCAGGCCACGCCCATCACCGACCGGTTCAGCCCCGACGTGCGTCTGGCCGGAGCCGAGGTCGAACTGCTCGCCGAGGACCCCCGGCACCTCCTGCACCCGGACCTGGCCCTGCTGCTGTCCACCTCGGGCAGCACCGGAAGCCCCAAGCTCGTGCGCCTCTCCCACGACAACCTCGCGGCGAATGCCCACGGGATCGCGACCGCCCTCGATCTGTCCGCCCAGGACCGGGCGATCACCTCCCTTCCCCTGCACTACTGCTACGGCCTGTCCGTCCTGCACAGCGCGCTGCTCGTCGGCGGCAGCGTCGTGGCCACCGACCGCTCGGTCACCGACGACGATTTCTGGCGGTTGCACGCCGAGCACCGGGCCACGGTCTTCGCCGGGGTCCCGCACACCTTCGACCTCGCCGAGTCCCGGTTGCGCGGTGACCTGCCGGGCCTGCGTCTGGTCACCCAGGCCGGTGGTGCGATGGGCGTCGACCGCGTCACCGAGTTCGCCGAGCTCGGACGGGCGAAGGGGTGGCAGCTGGCCGTGATGTACGGGCAGACCGAGGCCACCGCTCGGATGACCGTCCTTCGCGGCCGCGACGTCCTGGCCCACCCCGACTCCGTCGGGTCGCCGATCACGGACTCCGATGTCCGGCTCGACCACGACGTGCCGGGTGGCACCGACGAGGTCGGTGAACTGGTCTTCACCGGTCCCGGGGTGATGCTCGGCTATGCCGAGCACCCCGACGAGCTCTCCCTGGGTCGGATGACCACCGCCCTGCGCACCGGTGACCTCGGGCGCATCAGCTCCGACGGGCTGGTGCGCATCGTCGGCCGGCGTGACCGGGTCGCGAAGGTCATGGGCCTGCGCATCGACCTCGGACGAGTCTCCGACGCACTGTCCGAGGACGGGCACGACGTCGTGGTCACCGCCGATGCCCGGCGGCTCCTCGTCACCCTCGTGGCCACCCACACTGCGTCGGGGACGGCGGCGGAAGCCCGGACGGTCCGCCAGGCGGCTGCTGATGTCGCGGGACTGCACCCCGCCAGCGTCGTCGTCGATCCGGTCGCGCAGCTCCCGCGCCTGGCCAACGGCAAGACCGATCGGGCCGGCTGCCGCCGACGCGCTCTCGAGGTCGCCGACCGCTCGGATGCCCCACCCGAGGGCGACCGCCTCGGCCGGGTCGTCGCGATCGTCGCCTCCGCGCTGGGGCGTGAGGACGTGGACGCAGATCTGTCGTTCACCGACCTGGGCGGCGACTCCTACAGCCTGGTGCAGACCTCGGTCCGCCTGGAAAAGGTCCTGGGCGCGCTGCCCGCCGACTGGCACCGCCGGCCGCTGGCCGACCTGGCTCGCGACACCGACGGCGGGTCCCGCGCCATCAGCCGGCTCGAGACGCCCGTCGTGCTGCGCGCCGCGGCGGTGGTGGCCATCTGCGCCTCGCACATCGGTCTGGTCAGCTGGCCGGGTGGAGCACACGCCCTCCTCGTCATCGCGGGGTGGGCGATGACCCGCTTCACCCTCGTCTCGTCCGACCCGGCAGAGCACCGTCGCCGCGGGACGCGTGCTCTCATCGCGCTCGTCGTGCCCGCCGTACTCGTCGGGCTCGCGGTGCGCCTGGGCTCCGGCGCCTACAGCTGGCCGAACGTCTTCCTCGTCAACTGGCTCGTCGGCACGGTCGAACGCGGACCACATGTGCACTTCTGGTTCATCGAGGCGCTGCTCGCCTGCGTCGTGCTCGTCCTGGCCCTGGTGTCCGTACCCGTGCTGCGGCGCGCCTACCTGCGCTCCCCGTGGGAGTGGAGCATGGGGTTGGCCGGTCTCGCCCTGATCCCGCGCTACCTCCTCATCCCCGACCCCACCGGGTCGATCAGCGGCCTGCCCGGCAGCGTGCTGTGGCTCTTCGCGGTCGGGATGGCGCTGGGTGTTGCCACGACCGGGCGACAGCGTCTGCTCGCCCTCGCCCTCACCGCGGTCGGCATGGTCGGCTTCTTCTTCGACCCCAGCCGTGGTGCGACCGTGGTGGCCGCCGTCGTGGTCCTCGCCCTGGTACCGCGGATCCCGGTACCGCGCCTGCTGGCGCCGATCATCGGCCTGCTCGCCACGGCGTCGCTGCACATCTACCTCGTGCAGTTCCAGGTGTACCCCCACGTCGACAACCAGGTCCTCGCCCTCGCGCTGTCCCTGATCGCCGGTGTGCTCACCTGGGCCCTGCTGCACCCCCCGACCCGCGCCCTGACCGAGCTCATCGCCCCACCCGAGCCCCGACGACACCCGGAGGAGACCACATGCGTCGCCGCACCCTGA
- the dapD gene encoding 2,3,4,5-tetrahydropyridine-2,6-dicarboxylate N-succinyltransferase, which yields MTTTRAAWAHGVATVTTDGTVLDTWYPSPALGEAPDGATPPEELLALVGEDSARRVRTEVVTVGIDLDAAPRGASDGYLRLHLLSHRLVRPNSINLDGLFGQLANVVWTNHGPCAVEGFEGTRARLRARGSVQVTSIDKFPRLTDYVTPTGVRIGDADRVRLGAHLSSGTTVMHEGFVNFNAGTLGTSMVEGRISQGVVVGDGSDIGGGASTMGTLSGGGTERVSIGERCLIGAQAGIGIALGDDCIVEAGLYVTAGTKVEMPDGAIVKAGALSGRSSLLFLRNSLTGTVEARDRAGHGVALNDALHAND from the coding sequence ATGACGACGACGCGTGCTGCCTGGGCCCATGGAGTGGCCACCGTGACCACCGACGGGACCGTGCTCGACACGTGGTACCCGAGCCCGGCCCTGGGTGAGGCCCCCGACGGGGCGACGCCGCCCGAGGAGCTGCTCGCGCTCGTCGGCGAGGACAGCGCGCGCCGGGTACGGACCGAGGTCGTCACGGTGGGCATCGACCTCGATGCCGCACCCCGGGGCGCGTCCGACGGCTACCTGCGCCTGCACCTGCTCTCCCACCGCCTGGTCCGGCCCAACTCGATCAACCTCGACGGGCTCTTCGGCCAGCTGGCCAACGTCGTGTGGACCAACCACGGCCCGTGCGCCGTCGAGGGCTTCGAGGGCACCCGCGCCCGCCTGCGGGCCCGCGGGTCCGTCCAGGTCACGAGCATCGACAAGTTCCCCCGCCTGACCGACTACGTCACCCCCACCGGTGTGCGCATCGGTGACGCGGACCGCGTCCGCCTGGGCGCCCACCTCTCCTCAGGGACGACCGTGATGCACGAGGGCTTCGTCAACTTCAACGCCGGGACCCTGGGCACCTCCATGGTCGAGGGCCGGATCAGCCAGGGCGTCGTCGTCGGCGACGGCTCCGACATCGGTGGTGGCGCCTCGACGATGGGCACCCTCTCCGGCGGCGGGACCGAGCGGGTCTCGATCGGCGAGCGCTGCCTCATCGGCGCCCAGGCAGGCATCGGCATCGCGCTCGGCGACGACTGCATCGTCGAGGCCGGCCTCTACGTCACGGCGGGGACGAAGGTGGAGATGCCGGACGGGGCGATCGTCAAGGCCGGGGCGCTCTCCGGCCGCAGCTCCCTGCTCTTCCTGCGCAACTCGCTCACGGGTACCGTCGAGGCGCGCGACCGCGCCGGCCACGGCGTCGCGCTCAACGACGCGCTGCACGCCAACGACTGA
- the dapC gene encoding succinyldiaminopimelate transaminase, translating into MNLPDFPWDSLAPAKERARAFSSVDPALGEGIVDLSVGTPVDPTPQVLQDALTSAADAPGYPQTWGTPDLREAIAAWFARRRGVPDLDPDGVLPTVGSKELVAWLPTLLGLGTGDVVGLPTVAYPTYDVGARIAGATPFAADATTAFGPTTPSSAPKLLWLNSPSNPTGKVLGPEHLTKVVAWARQRGVLVASDECYAELDWRSQEERGQSFAELPTTPSILDPRVNGGSPEGLLAVYSTSKQSNLAGYRAAFVAGDPALVGRLLEVRKHAGMIVPWPVQRALRAAVSDDEHVAVQRERYRARRATLRPAVEGFGLRVDDSDAGLYLWATAGEPCRVTIDRLADRGILAAPGEFYGPAGQEHVRIALTATDERIATAAARLSA; encoded by the coding sequence ATGAACCTTCCTGACTTCCCCTGGGACTCGCTCGCTCCGGCCAAGGAGCGGGCGAGAGCCTTTTCGTCGGTCGACCCGGCCCTTGGGGAGGGGATCGTCGACCTGTCCGTGGGCACGCCCGTCGATCCGACGCCGCAGGTCCTGCAGGACGCGTTGACCTCCGCGGCGGACGCCCCCGGCTACCCGCAGACCTGGGGGACGCCCGACCTGCGCGAGGCCATCGCCGCGTGGTTCGCGCGGCGCCGGGGCGTGCCGGATCTCGATCCGGACGGCGTCCTGCCCACGGTCGGGTCCAAGGAGCTCGTTGCCTGGCTCCCGACCCTGCTGGGTCTGGGTACCGGTGACGTGGTCGGCCTGCCGACGGTGGCCTACCCGACCTATGACGTGGGCGCGCGGATCGCGGGGGCCACCCCCTTCGCCGCCGATGCCACGACGGCCTTCGGCCCGACGACGCCGTCGAGCGCGCCGAAGCTGTTGTGGCTGAACAGCCCGAGCAACCCGACCGGCAAGGTGCTCGGTCCGGAGCACCTGACCAAGGTCGTCGCGTGGGCGCGCCAGCGGGGTGTCCTCGTCGCGTCCGACGAGTGCTACGCCGAGCTGGACTGGCGGTCGCAGGAGGAGCGCGGGCAGTCCTTCGCCGAGTTGCCGACGACCCCGTCGATCCTCGATCCACGCGTCAACGGGGGTTCCCCCGAGGGCCTGCTCGCGGTCTACTCGACCTCGAAGCAGTCCAACCTCGCCGGCTACCGCGCGGCCTTCGTCGCTGGTGACCCCGCGCTGGTGGGGCGGCTGCTCGAGGTGCGCAAGCACGCCGGGATGATCGTCCCGTGGCCCGTCCAGCGCGCGCTGCGAGCCGCGGTGTCCGACGACGAGCACGTCGCCGTCCAGCGCGAGCGGTACCGGGCACGTCGTGCCACCCTGCGCCCGGCCGTCGAGGGCTTCGGCCTGCGCGTCGACGACTCCGACGCCGGCCTGTACCTGTGGGCCACCGCGGGCGAGCCCTGCCGGGTGACCATCGACCGGCTTGCCGATCGCGGGATCCTCGCTGCGCCGGGCGAGTTCTACGGACCGGCCGGTCAGGAGCACGTGCGCATCGCACTCACCGCCACCGACGAGCGCATCGCCACCGCTGCCGCGCGCCTGTCTGCGTAG
- the dapE gene encoding succinyl-diaminopimelate desuccinylase — MPSLDLTADVVTLTQQLCDIESVSRDEGRIADAIEAALESLTHLTVTRRGHTIVARTDLGRDERVVLAGHIDTVPLTTDPKNLPVRRESVGGEDVLWGRGTVDMKGGVAVQLKAALLPQPSRDITFLFYEAEEIDAVYNGLALLAESDPDLLAADFAVLLEPTNAAVEGGCKGTMRVEVQLKGIAAHSARPWNGHNAIHDAHEVLAALAAHDEQTVHVDGLDYHEALQAVGITGGIAGNVIPDSCTVLINYRFAPDKDAQAALAYVQTVLPGRELHVRDLAEGARPGLDLPAAQSFVAALDVPVGPKEGWTDVARFSALGIPAVNFGPGDPNLAHHDEERCPVEQIVASQDALLRWLA, encoded by the coding sequence ATGCCGAGCCTGGACCTCACCGCGGATGTCGTGACCCTGACCCAGCAGTTGTGCGACATCGAGTCCGTCAGCCGGGACGAAGGGAGGATCGCCGACGCCATCGAGGCGGCTCTCGAGTCGCTGACGCACCTGACGGTCACCCGCCGGGGTCACACGATCGTCGCGCGCACCGATCTCGGCCGTGACGAGCGGGTCGTGCTGGCGGGCCACATCGACACCGTGCCCCTGACGACCGACCCGAAGAATCTGCCGGTCCGACGCGAGAGCGTGGGCGGCGAGGACGTCCTCTGGGGGCGCGGCACCGTCGACATGAAGGGTGGTGTCGCCGTCCAGCTGAAGGCCGCGCTGTTGCCGCAGCCGAGCCGGGACATCACCTTCCTCTTCTACGAGGCGGAGGAGATCGACGCCGTCTACAACGGTCTCGCGCTGCTCGCCGAGTCCGACCCGGACCTGCTCGCCGCCGACTTCGCCGTGCTCCTCGAGCCGACGAACGCCGCCGTCGAGGGCGGGTGCAAGGGGACCATGCGCGTGGAGGTGCAGCTCAAGGGCATCGCCGCGCACTCGGCTCGCCCGTGGAACGGCCACAACGCCATCCACGACGCCCACGAGGTCCTCGCTGCCCTGGCCGCCCACGACGAGCAGACCGTCCACGTCGACGGTCTCGACTACCACGAGGCACTCCAAGCGGTGGGGATCACCGGCGGAATCGCCGGCAACGTCATCCCGGACAGCTGCACCGTGCTCATCAACTACCGTTTCGCCCCGGACAAGGACGCGCAGGCCGCGCTCGCGTACGTCCAGACGGTCCTGCCGGGGCGGGAGCTGCACGTGCGTGACCTGGCCGAGGGGGCCCGTCCCGGGCTGGACCTGCCTGCCGCGCAGTCCTTCGTCGCCGCGCTCGACGTGCCCGTGGGGCCCAAGGAGGGGTGGACGGACGTCGCCCGCTTCTCCGCGCTGGGCATCCCCGCGGTCAACTTCGGACCCGGTGACCCCAACCTCGCCCACCACGACGAGGAGCGCTGCCCGGTCGAGCAGATCGTCGCGTCGCAGGACGCCCTGCTCCGGTGGCTCGCGTAG
- a CDS encoding 4'-phosphopantetheinyl transferase family protein translates to MATRRGHVVDLWWADLRSADARLFGLLDDRETERLDRMERAADRGRFVLGAALLRLAVGAATGEEPRSVAVGRTCADCGGDHGAPRVDGVRVSVTHAGPLVLVATAADAVGVDVEAADRGDDVARWVLAEARFKTGCPPTQVSAGMVGTPRPGYLAALAVAGHVDPEVITHPIGETAAALERLATGAGP, encoded by the coding sequence ATGGCGACGCGACGTGGACATGTCGTGGATCTGTGGTGGGCCGACCTGCGGTCCGCGGACGCGCGCCTCTTCGGTCTGCTCGACGACCGGGAGACCGAGCGTCTGGATCGGATGGAACGCGCAGCGGACCGCGGTCGCTTCGTCCTCGGCGCGGCCCTCCTGCGTCTGGCGGTCGGGGCTGCCACGGGTGAGGAGCCCCGCTCGGTGGCCGTGGGACGCACCTGTGCCGACTGCGGCGGGGACCACGGGGCGCCCCGGGTCGACGGCGTGCGAGTGAGCGTCACCCATGCCGGTCCGCTGGTCCTGGTCGCGACCGCCGCCGATGCGGTCGGGGTGGACGTCGAGGCAGCCGACCGGGGCGACGACGTGGCGAGGTGGGTCCTTGCGGAAGCGAGGTTCAAGACGGGGTGCCCGCCCACGCAGGTGAGTGCGGGCATGGTGGGCACACCCCGGCCCGGGTACCTGGCCGCGCTCGCGGTCGCCGGCCACGTCGACCCCGAGGTCATCACCCACCCGATCGGGGAGACGGCCGCCGCCCTCGAGCGGCTCGCCACCGGTGCCGGGCCCTGA
- a CDS encoding GNAT family N-acetyltransferase yields the protein MSDLLRGITTGSRAAVRTRIEPPPAHGPRLTDTVGEVLAIDEATVRMSTRTGEVTLRRDLVVAARTIPPKPTRRGAPHRAIGIEDLHLVMTKGQPGSTQAWLGAHEGGWLLRAGGGWTGRSNSALPLGDPGIPLPQAVDAVEAWYTERDLTPLVMLPRPKGAATADDPLGALLLERAWTEDHPADVLTSRTDVLLAGAAPPAPAGLTVRSRDHADETWLAGGSPRLREHLDAAKEVLALPQRQVFLTAVDGEGGTAGVVRVALDDGWAGIFGLYVAPAHRRRGVARWLTQQAAGAALDSGASLTYLQVEPSNPAAQQLYRALGMQQHHDYVYLARPRPRTTA from the coding sequence ATGAGCGATCTGCTGCGGGGTATCACCACGGGGTCGAGGGCAGCCGTGCGCACCCGGATCGAGCCGCCGCCGGCGCACGGGCCGCGACTGACCGACACCGTCGGCGAGGTCCTCGCGATCGATGAGGCGACCGTTCGGATGAGCACGCGCACCGGGGAGGTCACGTTGCGCCGCGACCTCGTCGTCGCGGCCCGCACCATCCCCCCGAAGCCGACCCGTCGCGGGGCACCCCATCGCGCCATCGGGATCGAGGACCTCCACCTCGTGATGACCAAGGGCCAGCCCGGTAGCACGCAGGCATGGTTGGGCGCGCACGAGGGCGGGTGGCTGCTGCGGGCGGGTGGTGGCTGGACCGGGCGTTCCAACTCCGCCCTCCCCCTCGGCGACCCCGGGATCCCGCTGCCGCAGGCCGTCGACGCGGTCGAGGCCTGGTACACGGAGCGCGACCTCACCCCACTCGTCATGCTCCCCCGGCCGAAAGGGGCCGCCACCGCCGACGACCCGCTCGGCGCGCTGCTCCTCGAGCGCGCGTGGACCGAGGACCACCCTGCCGACGTCCTCACCAGCCGCACCGACGTGCTCCTCGCCGGGGCCGCGCCGCCCGCGCCCGCGGGCCTGACCGTGCGCAGCAGAGACCACGCGGACGAGACCTGGCTGGCGGGCGGATCACCACGCCTGCGGGAGCACCTCGACGCCGCCAAGGAGGTCCTGGCCCTGCCGCAGCGGCAGGTCTTCCTCACCGCGGTCGACGGCGAAGGGGGCACCGCCGGTGTCGTGCGCGTGGCCCTCGACGACGGCTGGGCCGGGATCTTCGGCCTGTACGTCGCCCCGGCGCACCGCCGCCGCGGCGTCGCTCGTTGGCTGACCCAGCAGGCTGCCGGCGCCGCTCTCGACTCCGGCGCGTCGCTGACCTACCTGCAGGTGGAGCCGTCCAACCCGGCCGCCCAGCAGCTCTACCGGGCCCTGGGCATGCAGCAGCACCACGACTACGTCTATCTCGCCCGACCCCGCCCCCGCACAACTGCCTAG